From one Nilaparvata lugens isolate BPH chromosome 2, ASM1435652v1, whole genome shotgun sequence genomic stretch:
- the LOC120349625 gene encoding uncharacterized protein LOC120349625 has protein sequence MQATHHTATAETWLDVVAVTDVNLVAKHGQLPARGLSKHDLVFCAYRLHPPKPKQEFITYRNYRCLDISASIFDAASIPWHEVILTDNVDEMVDRLNSFLLLLYDRHAPMVTKRVNKKPAPWFSQEIRRLQKMRDAVLRRAKRSKSVVDWAEYKRLRNKTQQEIRNAKSGFRTRHSTTTALLKVTEDIRSAMDSSQ, from the exons ATGCAGGCGACACACCATACAGCAACTGCAGAAACTTGGTTAGATGTGGTTGCTGTCACTGATGTGAATCTAGTTGCGAAACACGGTCAACTCCCGGCTCGTGGGCTCTCCAAGCATGACCTTGTGTTCTGTGCCTACAGACTGCATCCACCGAAACCAAAGCAGGAGTTCATTACATATAGAAACTATAGGTGCCTGGATATAAGTGCTTCTATATTTGATGCTGCCTCTATTCCTTGGCATGAAGTCATTCTCACAGATAATGTCGACGAGATGGTCGACAGGTTGAACAGTTTTCTACTTCTCTTGTATGACAGGCATGCTCCCATGGTTACGAAAAGAGTAAATAAAAAGCCTGCACCCTGGTTCAGCCAGGAAATTCGTAGATTACAGAAGATGCGAGACGCTGTTCTCCGTAGAGCCAAACGCTCAAAATCTGTGGTGGATTGGGCGGAGTATAAGCGGCTTCGAAACAAAACCCAGCAGGAGATTAGAAATGCCAAG TCTGGGTTCCGCACACGTCACAGTACGACCACTGCTCTGCTCAAAGTTACTGAGGATATCAGGTCAGCTATGGATAGTAGTCAGTAG
- the LOC120349626 gene encoding DNA damage-inducible protein 1-like encodes MVTTDKAAVVRTRNQLQVEPESQFDNRLYTTVEVAGHQYRALLDTGAESNYLSLATFASLEAAGCARRTLTERGVILANGTAARLYGKVEINLKVGQELLPTVMTIMEGLSPEFLFGMQFLQEHRVKIDTRTCTVEWEPQPREKSAPTTQKTVRARGREMKSGAAAIDMQGKCPQPQETHVFMLVRVQDVWLNALVDIGAESSYVSGEAA; translated from the coding sequence ATGGTGACGACAGACAAAGCTGCGGTGGTGAGAACTAGGAACCAGCTTCAAGTGGAACCAGAGTCGCAGTTCGACAACAGGCTGTATACCACAGTCGAGGTAGCTGGCCACCAATATCGAGCTTTACTCGATACAGGAGCTGAATCCAACTACTTAAGCTTGGCAACGTTTGCAAGCTTAGAAGCAGCTGGATGTGCAAGGAGAACTCTGACAGAGAGGGGTGTGATCTTGGCAAATGGAACAGCGGCACGGCTGTATGGGAAGGTGGAAATCAACCTGAAAGTCGGCCAAGAACTGCTACCCACAGTGATGACAATCATGGAGGGATTATCACCCGAATTTTTATTCGGTATGCAGTTCTTGCAGGAGCACAGGGTGAAAATCGACACGCGCACCTGCACCGTGGAGTGGGAGCCCCAACCCAGGGAGAAGAGTGCTCCAACCACACAGAAAACTGTGAGGGCCCGAGGTAGAGAGATGAAGTCTGGTGCAGCTGCGATAGACATGCAAGGAAAGTGTCCGCAACCCCAGGAGACACACGTCTTCATGCTGGTACGTGTCCAAGATGTCTGGCTTAATGCACTGGTCGATATCGGGGCTGAGTCATCCTATGTCTCTGGAGAGGCAGCATGA